DNA sequence from the Oryza brachyantha chromosome 5, ObraRS2, whole genome shotgun sequence genome:
ATCCTAGATCCAACAAACCATTAGCAAGAGAAACGCATATGGGAGAGTTCTGAACCCATCCAACTCAGTCCAGACTCCACAGAGACCGAGAACTAATCCTACGTTCGCCGATTTCGAACTAAACGGAGGCGTCCGGGAGCAAGTTAGCACCCAGAGCAGCGTCCCcgatgggggggggggcgacCACTAGGGTTTCGGCCATGGCAGGAGCgagagaaaaggaagggagcgAACCGAATCCGGCGATGAggcaggaggcggcgacgaccggctcCTTCACCACGAAGATCTTGAGCTTCTCCATCACGCCCATGGCTGCACCGCCTCTGCGATCCCTCCGCCTAGCTTCCccttcctcgccgtcgccgccgccgccgtcgctggagACGAGCGTctggtagagagagagagagggtctCGTCGATCTGTCAACACGTGGGCCCGTTCCCGAAAATTCCACTCTCGAAACGCAAGCAACGAGGCCCACTCAAGGCCCACGTAAATTTGGGCCTCTTTTGATCGAATAAAGCTAAGGCCCATTTAAGTTTGGGCCTTTCGTGGAGATAAAACTGGGGCCGATTCCAATTTGGGCTTTTCTTAGGCGAGAGAATGTGGcccatttaaaaatttggGCCCATCGAGTCGAGTGGATCGGGTTCAGGTGGCGGGACGATTCGATTTGACGCCTTCGTGCGAGGGAGACGTACGCAGCATATTCCGCGTTGGCCGAAGGAATATCCGCTCGCGGGTAAGGAATATTTTCGCTTTTGCCTCGCTCTGCACGGCCACGTCTCGTCCTCTTCCTtcttctctccttcctccatTGCTGCGCACTTGCTTCCGCCTCAGCAGCTTGGTTTTCGTATGCATGTCTCCTCGCCGTCGAGGcggccggctccggcgccggcgccgtggagGAACCGTGTATGCCATGGTCGATTTGTTCAGGTTAGTTCCCCGTGCTTACGCCTGAAACATTACTTCTTTGTTCTGCAAATGTGCGTATTCGTAGATCCTGTGAATAGGGCTGTGTCagtaaagattttttttcagacgTGTCAGGAACTCAGGATGAGAAGTTTATTTGTGGAGCAGTGAGCCACCATCGAATTGGATGAGAGTTTTAGACGATTACTGATGAGCCCAttagtatttaattactgtgaTGATGGTGGATTGGGAGAGTTAATGATGTCTGTCTCCTTCATTAGCAATCCCTTTGAGCTTGTGCAGTTTTGCACCCAGGACATCATCTGGAATTCAGATTTGAGAAATCTTGCTACTATCATTGAGATTTGAGCCTTCAGAACATGACAGAATATGTAGAACAAGAGATCAGTTTTTCGAGGTGCGAATTTGACCAAGAATCTCCCGGATAGGTCACGCCACCTCTTATGCAACACAGAGGCGACAGGCCGGCAGTGAAGCTCGCCGGAGCCAGGAAGGAACAGACTATTTTTAACGTGTCTGCACGGAGACGCTGAAGCAGACAGGGTGAACGGTGTGATGCGTGCTGACGAAAAATCTATGGATGTAGCAACTAGAACAACGATACAGCAACGAACGGGAGGTGGAGGAACCCCGGCcaccggcgtcggcgagccgGCAAGTGCTATGCCTCTGTTCGGATCCGCACAAACGAGGCTAGCTATAGAGGTACGTTTTGTACATACTCTCTGCatctcaaaataataaaaatataatataaaaaacttatattcgtctcaaaataatgaaaattgtttttagccaGATGAAATATTTTGAGATAGATGAAGTATCGTTACTAATGCGTACAGTCTTAGAGATCGTTGTCCAATTTCTCACTCATCATAACAGATTGGTCTTGGTTGAGTACGAATTTACGCAGGCTAGTTATAATATGGTATTTACGCACTGTTTTTATTATTGTCTTGTTCACATTTTATGTATATCACTATTGTTCGCACAGTTATATGCCATACATGAAACCAGGTTTATTATTTCTGGGAATAATTACATTCACAGTATGATGATACAAAAGAATGGTGACAGCAACGGCGCAGAGCGTATGGCCGTGATACTGTGACAACTTTACACTCACACAGGTACATCAGTTTGTGCATTTGTGCCCTGGGACGCTTCCGTCCAGGTGCACACCAAATACTCCCATCAATGTTCTTCCGTATTACTGTTCTGCTAAGAGCAGAAGTTTTCTCAGGGTCTCTTCGGAGATGCTACTCTAAAACCATCATCTCCACAGCACAGAGGAGACATGAAATATGCCAGTCTCCTCGACGGCTCCGAGAGTAATTTACATGAATTTGTTTCTGCAGATTCAAAACAAGCATAGCTCAGTTAAGTGTTTGCTAGAATTTCAGAAATACTGCTACTGAGGTGGATGGTGTCCCAGTGCTAGTTCTTGAATCCTTACCTCATGACTCGATTGCTGCGACCCTCACTGGCTTCATTACTTTTACAATGTTCCTCATATGCTCAAACCCCATCAGTATCACTCCTATGACATAAAGAAAGCTTAGTTGCAGCTTGCCAAGTAAGTTATAGACTGCTACAGCGGCGTTTCCCCCGTCATCTGTTCGTATTGTGACGGAAACAGGTCTTGCAGAAATAAGTGCCCCGGTTTCTGATAAAGACGTAGCGTAAGAAGTGTGCCTTGGAACATAGCCTTGGAAAGATATTTCGGGTTGTTGGGCCTTTTTAAGCTCACCTGATGAGTTCTCTGGCTGGGATGACCATTCCTCAGGTTTTATCATAGATTTAGTGGCCTTTACTAATTCCATTAGTGCATTATTGACCTGCAATAGAGAAGTAATATGAGTTAATTTACAGTTTCTTGTAAATCAGTAAGTGTGATGAAATAATGAGAAAATAGCGGCGATCTTGAAGAGATGGCCAAGTGGTTGGTCTAGTGGTCTTGTTACTTTATAACTgtattagagaaaaatatgctTCTCTTATCTCAAAAGAAATCTGATATTCCAGTTGTGTTGCTCTAAATTGTCACAATTTGTAACATGTACAATCCTGTCCAAGTATCCTGCACAGCTTGCTATATGCTACTTTTCCAAGCCTGGACTTCCAGTTATTCAGTTGTATAGTATAGTTTTCATTCAAATTGTCCTAGTTACCCTACATCCACATCCAAAGATGGCCTAGCATTCCAGGATAAATGTCAATTGTTCTTTCTTGAACAGATTGATGCCTGACCGGTGTAGATGCTTCATTGCATACATGGGCATAGCTTATCTTTTAAGTTAACATGTTAGTGATTCCCTCTCAGCGTCAAGTTTGGGATAACCATTTCACTGGTGGTTAAAAAGCTGTTTCAGGGTTGGGCAGGGCATACAATTTTCTTCAAAAGTAACATTTTCCCTAGTACGGTTTAGGTAGTGAATGATGCTTTCGGAGAACGACCTGCCCTAGTTCAGTTCTGCAACTTTGGAAGTATCTGTGCAAGTGTCTTAACCGGCACAAGCACAAGCATTCTTCCAAGTTCAGGCTCAAAAGTTGCATGCCCATTAGTGCATATATGTCAGTGAGCATGATGCTTGCAGAGAACCACAATGTCTAATGTTGCCTCGCTTGGTCAGCTATTTAGGAATATTTCCAGCATGTCTGCATATTTCAGCTGCCTAACAATAAACCATTTTGGCAAAGTGCATGCTTACCTCCTCTGGTCTTTCATGGCTTACTAGATGTGCACCATGAAGTTCGACCATTCTAGCAACAGGAATAAGCCTTTCTGCAAGTCGTCTTGCATGAcataattgcgcaataatgtCAGACCTGCGTCATTTTTAAACCAAGTAATGAGAAACGAACACACAGCGTGCTTGTGAACTGTGAGGAAGGGATGTGTTCTCTCAAAGGTGCAACTAACCTCCCATGAATAACCGAAACTAGAAAACCAGCAGACCGAATTGTATCTAGTTCTTTAGTTGTCATTTTGTGAGTCCAGCATGCATTAACTTGCCCTTCAAACCCACAGTTAGACTGCATGCCTGTCGATGATATGCCCTTCACATATTGCTGAAAATACAAAGTACAGAACGATTGAAATTTGGtacttaaacaaataaataatgcttTGATTGACCCAGACAACAGATCTACGGATCTATTACATGAGCAGTGTATCCCAAATTACTAATTAGCATGCTGATACACTGACCAGGgcatgcaaaaaaacaaatgccaTTTTTTATAGTGAAAGAAGGCCTAGTCATAGTGCCATGATCAAATGGTGTAAGGCACTCCACAGTTTACACAACTGACGGATGGCTTACTCaaaataacaaacaaataataacATGGTATTACAAAATATGACTGTTTCACACAATTTTATGATGAAGATTTTAGTCTAGCTGAGACACCATCAACACACATTGTTTTCACAAACCATCACACAAAAAGTACAAATATCACTCACTTGGTAGAGGATTGTTCTCCTTGTGCATGATTCAACTTTCTCATCAAGATATTCCTGCATTGCCGCATGTACATTAGACATCAAACCACAAAtacaaaggaaaaatatatattttttacatcaaTTAGGATATGACAAATGGATGTATTATCACCTTTGTATAGTGGGTTTCCAAATCTACAAGAGCTCTTTCTTCTGGAGTTTTTGCCCTTAAGAAACGGAATGCAAGAGAGAGCATCTGCCCATCTAACTGCAAACGCAAACAGGCTTCATTGATGAGAACTACAGAGGAAATTAGAATTGACAACAAAACAATTCCTGCAAGTTCTGCAAATTTCTCCATTCCTGTACCTTTGGGAAGCACTGGAAGCCCCCTCCTGTGACATTAAGCAACGCCAGCGAGCACAGCCTGTGAGGCGCCATGGCCGCCAGCTTGCAAGATATCATCGCACCTGTGTGCAGAGAACACCAACATCAGTGCCTCCAGACTACAAAATTCCACCAAAATTCTGGTCATCATTTAGCATTAGaaagatggagatggagactCACCCATGGAGTGGCCAAAGACATGGGCTTTCTTCCATCCCAGATGGTCCATCAGGGCCAGAGCGTCCCTCGCCATGATCGCCGTCCTGTCACGACAATGGAACGTTCACATGGTCAGTGCGCCATTGGCGCCACTCGTGTTAAGACTTTTTTCCGCATCGTGCGTTGGAGGAAAGTTTATCTCCGTCCTTTTCCTCTCCATCACATATTTTCTCGTGGAAAGCAATCGCGGTTGGGATCGAGTAGAACCTGAATTTATTCTCGTCGAAAGCTACATAAATCAATCAGACGCCAATCTTACCCTCTCTCCAGATCTCTATCTGGATTCTGGCATCAATCATCAAGATCGGGCTCGACGATTCTACACCTCAAGACAACGATTTTTCATCATCTCCCTCTCTCCGATCATCATCGGAGCAGGCGGAGATTTGGATCTAGATGgtgggaggaagggagggggagagaacTCACGAGTAGTAAGATTTATGCGGCGGAATGGAGCTCCGGCCGACGCCGCGGTTGTCGAAGCAGCAGACCTCgatgccatcgccgtcgccgccctcctccgccgccgcggcggaggcgtcgcCGGACTCCTCGTCCGACCGCTGGGCCTCGGGCTCGTCGTCGGCCGGCTCCAGCGAGCCGGTCAGCCCCTTGATCTGCGGGCCCCAAGAGTCGTGCGTCCCCGCCAATCCTTCACGCCCCCAACCACACCATTCCTCATCAGAACCACCAAAGCGAGAATCCAAAAAAGAGGCGGAAATTtttcgatcgatcgccggagaagacgacgaattcagacagagagagagagagagagagagagagagagaggcagctccgccgctcgccggggGCGTGCATGCGTACGTACCGATGACGAGGAGCACCTTGGTGACGCCGCGGCCGTACCGGCGGTAGAAGAGGCGGACGCCCTCCCACTTGTCGCCGTTCTGGTACCGGTCCACCTCGCAGTAAGGCATTGCTGCGGTCAACCACCACCTCCTGTTCCTCCCAACGATTTCTTCAGCTCCGCTCTGGATTCCGGCGAGAATGGAGGACGATGACTACTACTGCCGCTGCTACGGTTACGACGAATTAAGGCAGGTGAAAAATGGGAAGAACACGagaggcggagcggcggccgggacgACGGGGCGGGTTATTTATAGCCTCTCGCCGCCGAGGCGCGAggaaggtggaggaggaggaggaggaacacGTGGATGGATGGGCACGAGCTCGACGACGACACgcggccggtcgccgtcggctGAGTCAAACGTGGTTGCGCTCGCGGTCGCGGcgggcgggaggagggagaaggaTAGAATCATTCCTGACCTTTGAGGCCCAGGATTTTCGGCGAGTTTTTGGAGTTTCTGGAACGAGCTGTAAATCTGTTTATttaggcttgtttagttcctaaattttttttctaaaaacatcacatcgaatttttgaacacctaaataaagcattaaatatagatgaaccaaaaaactaattttacaattatggaagaaatcttgagacgaatcttttgagcctaattagcccatgattagccataagtgctacagtaactaacatatgctaatgacggattaattaggctcaaaagatttgtatcgcggtttctaggctagccgtgaaattcgttttttcattcgtgtccgaaaaccccttccgatatccagtcaaatatttgacgtgacacttcttccaaaaattttctcaatctaaactaaacaccaccttgtAGTGTGGAGGATTGCTCTGGAGAACTGGAGATTGATCGGATGAAGCGGATTACGTGATGATCTGGAGAAAGTTTGCATTTTTATGGGGTTTGCCTGATCTTGTTAATTGGAATCTGGAATGCTTCAATCTTTTGATCAGGAGAAAGAAGGTGAGCTTGTTATAACATACCGTGGTCACCCCtggtaaaatttaatttttaatttttaatttagagttatttttaggatttgtttatcgtagtttattttctagccttgatttataaatcactaagaatatatatattattcataaattatttttcgattgTAAATATGGCATTCttgaaaaagtgaaaagatgaaccTCGTATCAAGAAGTTAAGGAGCTGGAGTACAATAAACTACTAGGAACTAGGAAGTTACTCAGCTAAATGCTAAATATCATTTCCTGATCACCCAGGTTCAGTTTGCTGATCACCAGATCAAGGCTTACGTAATGACATGGAGAAAGTTTGCATTTTTACGAGGTTTTGTTGGTTGGAAACTTGGAATGCTTCAATCTTGATCAAGAGaataaagagaaagaaagggcATTTGGACCACGTCAGGTAGACAGGGAGTTGGCTAACAGATTGCGAGTCAGTATCAAGAAGTTAAAGCTGGAGTGATAAACTGGCAGGAACTAGTTAGGGAGTTATTACTCAGCCTAAATACCATTTCCTGATTGCCCAGTTTCAATTTCCTGTTTACTTGAAAAtaaaaggttcagttttattttctgTAGATCAGTTTCAATATCATTCCAAGTGGAGAGTGGAACTGTTCTTCAGTTTTTTAGCATCACTTTTGTCACAAATTGAGAAAGAAAGCTCACTTCCTTCTAGCTCTCAAAAGCAGTCCAAATGGATACAACTTTTATCCAACACGGCTGACAAAGCAATGACAGAGACAGACCCAACACCATCTTAGCCCACAGTAAGAACCGATAATTATTCCAGTGACAATCAGAGGGGTAATTTATTGGCCATCATACacgtatttttaaaaaataatttataaataaacttttatatatatgtgttttaggATAAGTACAGaataaacaacaataataaatatttaaattttaactcataaatatattccaaaacgaaaagatggtaCTGGGACATTTTCACGGACGGcagcagtaaaaaaaattacatattatttaGATATTAGAAAGAGACCTACTATCaatcaattaaataattatcaattaaataggtaGAAGTGAGTTTTAAATCTAAGCTAACTAGCTTACCACCTCGAGCTAGCCAGAAGATTCTGTttctaaaaagaaatttacatattatCGAAAGAAAGATTGAATTCTATCACTGGTTGCTACctgtggcagcggcggcatcTCCGGCGCAGCGAtgcggcggggcggggcggagcGGTGGTGGCTGGGCCATAAAATATTCACGCGAAGCGCGTGAGCGCTGACGAGGCGAGCCGATCGGGTTGGGGcgtcgccgtccaccaccaccaccactcgccgccaccgccccgccccgcccccgcgCGCACCACCGGCCCCTGTCGTCCGCTGCGGCCTCAGCTGGGACCCCGCTGCCTGCCGTCCGCTCgctcggtggtggtggccggtgCTCGTCGGGCGTGCCCATGCTGATGTCTCGCTGATGCAGCCGGACCCGGAATCCTCCGTTTTCTTCTTAACGGGCTCGTTCGCGGCAAATGAGTCTAATCAATACAcacaaaaataagaaaagtcgttatatataattaactaattatagttattgtaaacttaaaaataaattaatatgattttaaataattttttaaaaaataaaaaattacaccgCTTAACCATTAAAAAGCAtcggataaaaaaaagagagaatttaGGCCCTATATTCTCATGCCAACGCGCCAACATGCACTTgcattcgatcgatcgagcagcgTATCGACTATTCGATCAACGTGTGTTCCTCCGGAGAATCTGGGCTTCGTCTTCGTGGGAAGAACTATAGGCGGCAAGGAAGGAATCTGAACCGTCGTGTCTACGCGAGTAGGGAGAGGTAGGTGGtgtttcgttttttatttctagCGGCGTTTCTAAGGGAATGTTAATATTTACTCTTAAATTTTTGTATTGGATGTGCCTACAAAGATATTAGGAATAAAAATCACAACCTCCTCCCAAACTGAACAAGGCCATGTTCCTTACTATGTTTTGTAACCTGCGCGAAAAAGattagtattttattaattaattattaagtacaaaatgcttaaaaaatatattgataagaTTTTTCAAGCAACTTTCTCATATGAATATTTCAAAAAGTGTCTCATTTAGTAATTTGGTAAGActgcacatgaaaaataaggaAATCTGAGTTATTAACCCGACTTGTATTAGTAACTCATATGTTTGTATCAAATCTAGGATATAAGAAAGCTAAGTTTAACCATGTGTAAATGTTGGAAATACACTTCGAAATCTACTAGAGATATGTTTTCTAGCCTAGTCCTACAAAGGTTCTGGATTCctgtattttttgatttttggtaGCTATTTAGAGGTacaaataactaaattaactactttaaaaaaattaaaaattaattttagagagaTCGTATAAAAATacgtttataattttttttcttgtacaaAACACGCCATTGAACCTCTTAAAAAGCGTATCACCAAAATCAAAAATCTATCGGACAGACGAAGTGGGACGAATGTATTTGCCATGGtggcaacagaaaaaaaaagcgtcAAAATCATCTAAACCAGTATATCTGTGGATGAAGCTAGGCAGTTACGCTGCATGAGGAAAAGGATGAGCTGACCTGCCGCCACCAGAAAATGGAGTTGTTGGAGAAATAGACCAATGCAGCAACCATCCCAAATTCCCAAATAGAAAGCGTATGCTTATCTAACGAATCAAGACATGCATACTTACTTCTTTATCAGAAAAgaagttttatctattttttaaacaatagaaaataagtttatcCTCTGTCAGAGAATTGTGATCCACCAGTTTTTTTGTCTCATGAGGTGTCAAAAGCTAGTACATCTACATGCAGATTTTCCTGTCTTTCATCCAGCACAGCGAGATCCAATCCAGAAACGTCTTGCATAGCggaaaaaattgacaaaaatTAGACGGTAGATCAATTCAATAATTTTCTGGGACGTGGACGGTGCAATGCCTCTTGTTTCGTAGCAATCTGGCAATATCTCAATTAAGAGCCTTGTCCATGAATCACAAGGAGCTCGAAGCTTGATGGGGTCTAAAGCGATGTGTACTTAATTTATTCCTATTTCCTAACAAAACGAGTTATACTCTcgtttttttaagtttcttgtttataaaccaaaatttaaatttttaatcttaaatatttatagttatatgtatataaaaaacaattttactaAAGATAAGTACCAGTACCACtgtttaaggatgataaattTACTCGTATATATAAGACTTTATTTACAAGTATGTTGTTGCTTTTTCccaaaacccaaacaatcacccctcgGTGACCAAAATAGTACTGGTAAACGGTAGCTAATACTATACTTAATGCAGCGCTAATCATAACGAGCAGGCGTGCTTTAGGGGCATAGTTCTGGCCCAGATAATTAGCTCACCATCATGTGCACAATTAACGACCAAGTATTGCAAGCCATCTCCTTTGACCATGACTTCGTATCTCAGCTGAACAAAATTAGAAGTCCCAATTTGGGGGCATTATTGTCTGTTGCaaacttgtaattttgttCTAGCCTATAAACACCAGAAATcgtgaataaataaagtagaGGTTGGCAGCTGAAGTTTCTGACTGAGATGGTGTTTGGAACGAGGGGCTAAATGTcccatcggatgtttggacacgtattataaatagtaaacgtagattattaataaaactcatctataatcttggactaattcacgaaacgaatctaatgagcctaattaatctatgattagcctatataatgctacagtaaatatttgctaattatggattaattaagcttaaaaaattcgattAGCTctcaattataaaattagtttttttattagtctgtgtttaatactttaaattagtgtcaaaATATCCGATATAACGTGgtactaaaaagtttagcaaTAACCAATCTTCTAGAGATTGATTAGAAATCTCAGGAAAAGATGCTACAGCATTTTTGCAGGTCAAGGTAAAGTTCACATCCTATCTTCATGTGCTTCTCTGCAGGTCAAGGTAAGTTGAAAGATGCAGTTGTCATCTCCTATCTGCAGTGGTAAAGAAGCTCAAAGATGCAGCACTGTTTCATTCTGGAGAGTTCAGGTCTCTGAGCTTCTGAAAGCAGACAGGCAGCTGCAGCACGCCTGTTTCAGGCTCAGATAAGAACGAGAACGGATGGAACTTGGTATTGTTTGGCGATTGCAGTGTATGCATTGACAGATTTGCACAAAATTGACAAACCAGAGGCAGGCAAAATCTAGCACGACACCACGCTAACGATCTTCAGATTTTTGTCGTTGGTAAGATGTTTCCTTGAAATATAGTGTATTATATATTGGAGCGTTGTCGTTTGGATGTACGATGAACTGGTCTGAGCAAGTTAGGATTGCATGGCTTCCTAATGAGGAGGTGGGTGAGGAAAAAATGGACAGTGTAAAGTGGAGTAACGAGATTTTAATCGTAGGAAAGAttgcatgttttgttttttcacacGAGGATGAGAGCATCTGATGCTGCTGAACTACCACAGATGTCGATGGCTACTATTCAGTATGACTACTCGGTTCTGAGCTCAGCAATTAAGGATGCCTGTTACACGTGAAAGATTAAGATTAtcgtcttctttttttccatcaggttaatagtcgaatctacGATCACCAATGGATACAATCAATTCTTGGTAAACCGACATATGAGTTCGAACCTTCTTTCGTACCATCTGAAATTTCTTCCCAGTGGTTTCAAGGTTTATACATatatcgtttttttttaaaaaaaaacttcgtACCTTCAAAATGTTAGGCAGTAGaactttacactaaaaatttaaatttaagtacCTTTAGACATTTTATCAAGGAccacaatttttattttagagagGAGGTAAGtttcagaatattttttagcttGTATAGAGATGTTTACGATGCTCTATGTTTTCTAGTCGTACGatctttttatcatagttgACATGGAAAATTgagttatcatattttctagtataaaaaaaacttagtatCTTTATATACGAGGTATTTCGatgtaacaaaattttgcgctaaaaaaattaatacatgtAGGTACTTTCTCAAGTTTCATAAAGTTTCTCCATTTGTACTATCGAATTAACTACTAGCATACTAATAGACTCATGGATCAACCTTTAAAATCATTTCTACTGACGATAATACTCGTAATACCACAATAAAGAGCTTTTTTATAAGGACTGGATCATTGCACTGATCTGACTTTGTAAGAAGGCCGTGAACATAACAGATCTTACTATAATTCCTGCCATCCTTATAA
Encoded proteins:
- the LOC102704337 gene encoding putative aminoacrylate hydrolase RutD isoform X1; protein product: MPYCEVDRYQNGDKWEGVRLFYRRYGRGVTKVLLVIGLAGTHDSWGPQIKGLTGSLEPADDEPEAQRSDEESGDASAAAAEEGGDGDGIEVCCFDNRGVGRSSIPPHKSYYSTAIMARDALALMDHLGWKKAHVFGHSMGAMISCKLAAMAPHRLCSLALLNVTGGGFQCFPKLDGQMLSLAFRFLRAKTPEERALVDLETHYTKEYLDEKVESCTRRTILYQQYVKGISSTGMQSNCGFEGQVNACWTHKMTTKELDTIRSAGFLVSVIHGRSDIIAQLCHARRLAERLIPVARMVELHGAHLVSHERPEEVNNALMELVKATKSMIKPEEWSSQPENSSETGALISARPVSVTIRTDDGGNAAVAVYNLLGKLQLSFLYVIGVILMGFEHMRNIVKVMKPVRVAAIES
- the LOC102704337 gene encoding putative aminoacrylate hydrolase RutD isoform X2, which codes for MPYCEVDRYQNGDKWEGVRLFYRRYGRGVTKVLLVIGLAGTHDSWGPQIKGLTGSLEPADDEPEAQRSDEESGDASAAAAEEGGDGDGIEVCCFDNRGVGRSSIPPHKSYYSTAIMARDALALMDHLGWKKAHVFGHSMGAMISCKLAAMAPHRLCSLALLNVTGGGFQCFPKLDGQMLSLAFRFLRAKTPEERALVDLETHYTKEYLDEKVESCTRRTILYQQYVKGISSTGMQSNCGFEGQVNACWTHKMTTKELDTIRSAGFLVSVIHGRSDIIAQLCHARRLAERLIPVARMVELHGAHLVSHERPEEVNNALMELVKATKSMIKPEEWSSQPENSSGVILMGFEHMRNIVKVMKPVRVAAIES